Part of the Imperialibacter roseus genome, CCAATCGAGCAGGTTACTTTCAACCGGAATGCGGCTGGCGGGGGCACGCCCCAATACAAAATATTCCACATGCATGGCTTTTAGCTATTCCCCGGGGCTTTGGCTATGTCCACGACGTGGTTGCAGCCCAGCACGATTAAAGAGGTTACTCTCTGCACGAGTGATTAAAGAGGTTACTCTCTGCAGGAGCGCAGAGAGTAACCTCTTTAATGGCTCGGGCAAGTTGAACGACATGTCGGTTACTAACAGTCGATCTTCTCTCCTGCTCCTGGTGGTGCAATCAAAACCTGCGATATATGTAACTCTCTTTGGGCAGCGTGTAAGTAAAGCCGTGCCAAACTGTATCAATTTTGTATCATCAAAGCCTCGCCTGTTCGTCAGGTGCTCTCCTTTGCGGCTAATGAGTAAATACTCCCCGGCCCCGCTAGTAGCGGACATTTAAAAAACACAATCATGATATTGAAAAAAACATTTGCCGCCATAGCTATGGCCACCGTGGTGATGATAGCAGGGTGTAACAAAGACAAGGACAACGATCCTACACCTTTAATTCCTCAGGCAGTTAGTTCTGCGCCTGCCAATGACGCTACCGACGTGGAGACGAGCGCTACCGTGAGCATTTCATTTAATAAGAACATGGACGCTGCTACCATCAGCAGCACCACTTTTACCTTGCTGGCCGGCACTGAGGCCGTGGCAGGTGCGGTTACTTATGCCGACTCAACGGCCACCTTCACTCCCACCAATGAGCTTGCTGCCAGCACGCTGTTTACAGCTACGCTCACAACGGGTGCGAAAGACGTGGATGGTCTGTCGCTGGAGGAAGATTACACTTTCAGCTTTACTACAGGCCTGGCGCCTGACAGAACTGCGCCAACTGTGACAGCGATAACCCCTCAGAATGACGGGGTGAATGTGTCGCTCAGTCAGGCCATTACGGTAACGTTCAGCGAGGAAATGGACGCTGCTACCATCAACACCACTTCGGTGCTGCTTGCCAGCGGCACAACGGCCGTAACAGGCGCAGTGACCTACACAGGCATGGTGGCCACCTTCACGCCTGCTGCCAGCTTGCAGGCAGGCCTTGTTTACACGGCCACGGTAACAGTGGCAGTATCTGACCTAAAAGGCAATGCCATGGCAGCCGCCAGGGTGTGGTCGTTCACAACCGACGTGCTCCCCACTGCCACGGCCACTTCGCCGCTTAACAACGCCACCGGTGTTGCCCGCAACAAGGTGCTCTCTATCACTTTCAGCGAAGCGATGGATGCGTCAACAGTAAATAGCACCAACTTTGTGCTGAAGCAGGGAACTGCGGCTGTAGCCGGCTCGGTGAACTATTCAGGCACTGTGGCTACCTTTACGCCCACAAGTTTATTGACAGCTGGCACGGTTTACACTGCCACTGTAACCACCGGCGTGAAAGACCTGGGTGGAAATGCCCTGGCTGTTCCTCAGGTGTGGAGCTTTACCACGGGCACTGTTGCCGGACTGGCAGTGGTGAACCTGGGCATGTCGGGTGATTACGTGATCCTGGCCAAAACAGCCATCAACAACATCCCCAACTCGGCGATTACCGGTGACTTAGGCCTGAGCCCTGCAGCCACTTCTTTTATCACTGGTTTCGCTCTGACCAACGCCACAGGTTACGCTACGTCTCCCCAGGTAACAGGCAAGGTGTATGCAGCCGACATGGCTTCGCCTACATCGACCAACCTGACTACAGCGGTAGAAAACATGATCACTGCCTACAACGATGCGGCAGGCAGGCCTACGCCTGACTTTTCGGAGCTGGGCACGGGCAATATCGGTGGACAAACCCTGGCGGCCGGTCTGTACAAATGGACAAGCACGGTGACCATCCCATCTGACCTGGTCATTTCGGGCACTGCCGATGATGTGTGGATTTTCCAGATCAGCGGCGACCTGACCATGAGCTCAGCAGTGAATATGACCTTGAGCGGTGGAGCGCAGGCCAAAAACATTTTCTGGCAAGTGGCTGGTGAGGTAACCATTGGTACTACCTCTCACTTTGAAGGTGTGATACTGTCGATGACGGGCATTACCATGCAAACTGGTGCTTCCATGAATGGCATAGCGCTGGCACAAACTGCGGTAATTCTCGATCAGAATACCGTGGTGAAGCCACAATAATCTCTTTAAACGGCGACGACAATCGCTGGATGTACTGCAAAGAAGGGCATGGTGCTATCACCTTGCCCTTTTTTGTTTTTTCGTTCTCCGCTTTCATGCCAGCTATTACTCAGCTAATTAAGGCCCTGGCCGGCATTCCTTGTATATGTGATATATGTAAGACTCCTCAGGCAAAGTGTAATACAAAGCCCCGGCAATCGACCCACCTTTGCATCATCGAAGGTTCGCCTGCATGTCAGATGCGACCTTTGCGGCTTTTGAGTAAACACTCCGAAGCCCCGCCAGCAGCGGAAAGTTAAAAAAAACACATATGATTTTGAAGAAAACATTTGCCTCCGTAGCCCTGGCAGCGGCAGTTTTGTTTGTAGGCTGTAATAAGGACGACGACAACGTAGATCCAAGTATCCCTACAGTAGTATCGGTTTCTCCCGCCAATGATGACACAGACATTGAGCGTAATGCAGTAATTGAATTCGAATTCAGCGAAGAAATGGATCCTGCCACAGTGAACACGACCACCTTTCAACTGAAGCAGGGAAGCACGCTTGTGCCTGGCGCAGTGGCCTATGAGGGCACCACCGCTACGTTTACTCCTACCAATAGTTTAGCTGCGGGTACTGTTTACACAGCTATCATTAGCAAGGACGTGAAAGACCTCGCAGGTCATGGCAT contains:
- a CDS encoding ice-binding family protein, encoding MILKKTFAAIAMATVVMIAGCNKDKDNDPTPLIPQAVSSAPANDATDVETSATVSISFNKNMDAATISSTTFTLLAGTEAVAGAVTYADSTATFTPTNELAASTLFTATLTTGAKDVDGLSLEEDYTFSFTTGLAPDRTAPTVTAITPQNDGVNVSLSQAITVTFSEEMDAATINTTSVLLASGTTAVTGAVTYTGMVATFTPAASLQAGLVYTATVTVAVSDLKGNAMAAARVWSFTTDVLPTATATSPLNNATGVARNKVLSITFSEAMDASTVNSTNFVLKQGTAAVAGSVNYSGTVATFTPTSLLTAGTVYTATVTTGVKDLGGNALAVPQVWSFTTGTVAGLAVVNLGMSGDYVILAKTAINNIPNSAITGDLGLSPAATSFITGFALTNATGYATSPQVTGKVYAADMASPTSTNLTTAVENMITAYNDAAGRPTPDFSELGTGNIGGQTLAAGLYKWTSTVTIPSDLVISGTADDVWIFQISGDLTMSSAVNMTLSGGAQAKNIFWQVAGEVTIGTTSHFEGVILSMTGITMQTGASMNGIALAQTAVILDQNTVVKPQ